The following nucleotide sequence is from Verrucomicrobiota bacterium.
CCCAAGGTCGGCCTTTTCAAACCTCTGACCCGGCTGCTCGGACTCGAAATGCAGCATCACCATCCGCACCTGATCCGTATCGGAGGAATTTGCGGACCGACCGCCCAGGCCATCCAGGAAGCGGAGTGGCTCCGAGCTCAAGGTTATCACGCCGGACTGCTCAGCCTGGGCGCATTGCGATCGGAATCTGAGCCAGCCTTGATCGAGCATTGCCGCGTTGTCTCTGAAATCATTCCCATCGTCGGATTCTATCTTCAGATTGCGGTGGGGGGGCGCTATCTCAGCAGCCACTTTTGGCGGGGCATTGCGGACCTCGAGAATCTCGTTGCCGTCAAGATCGCCCCTTTCAACCGTTACCAAACCCTCGATGTGATTCGCGCGCTCGTGGAGGCCGGACGCGACGATGTGGCCCTTTACACCGGCAATGACGACCACATCGTCGGTGACCTCGTCACTCCATTCCGATTTCGCAGGGGCAGTCGCCGGATCCAACGCCACATCGTGGGAGGGTTGCTGGGACAATGGGCGGTGTGGACTCGAAGAGCAGTGAAAACTCACCAGCTCTGTTTGAATGTGTCCATGCGTGGACGCACGATTCCTCCCGGACTCCTCCGACTCGGCGTGGAGCTTACGGATGCGAATGCCGCCCTGTTCGATGCCGCCAACGACTTTCAAGGTTGCATCGCGGGTATCCACGAAGCACTCCGCCGCGATGGGCTGCTCGACGGCAACTGGTGCCTCGATCCCGATGAAACCCTGAGCCCGGGCCAGAAAAGCGAGATCAGCCGGGTTTGGAAAGCCTATCCCCAGTTACGCGACGACGGTCCGGACTTCGACTTCACAGGCCAATTTTCCGTCAGCCCAGAATCTCCACCTTCATCCAACCCGCCGGGGTGACCCTCCGTCAGTCCGGATTTTGACGAGGCTCACGGCTTGCCGCGCACACTCGCGCTCAACCAATCCAAATACTTTGCGCTGCCTTCCCCGGACTCGATCGACAGAATCTCCGGGGTATCGTAGGGATGAATCTCTCGAATCACCGACTCGACCTGGCGCAGCTTCGCCCGCGTCGTTTTCAAGATGAGCAGAATTTCCCGAGCGGATTCGAGCTTTCCCTTCCACCAGTAGCGGGATTCGAGACCCGGCACCAGATTGGCGCAAGCCACGCACCGTTCCCTCAACAAACGGTCCGCCAAGGCGCGAGCTTGGTTCAAGTCTGGCGCGGTGACAAAGACGATGCGAAAAGTTGAAGCGGATCTCATATCAGACCGGGGGTGCGACACCCTCCAGGTGCATCCGGAGATAATGAAGCGCCACCACCACCAGGGCGTGTTGAATGCGCCCCTCGGAAATCAATCTCGGCACGTCTTTCACCGGGACCAGCCGCACAGCTAAATCCTCCCCCTGATCCAAAGCCAGCTCGTGCCGCAGCCGGCATTGCTCCACCAACACCGTGTAGCAGGTGTTCTCCATCAAGGCCGGATTCGGACTGATGCGGCCCAGCAACCTCGCTCCGGCGCCCTCGTATCCTGTCTCCTCGCGTAGTTCGCGCACTCCGGCCGCCACGGGTGAGGAATCCTCGCGGTCGATCATGCCGCCTGGAATCTCCAACTCCACCGTGCCCGAACCGTGCCGGAATTGCTCCACCATCACCAACTCCTGATCCGGAGTCACCGCGACGACGTTAACCCAGTGCGCGCATTCCAGGACGACAAAATCCTGCTCGTAACCGTTCCGCGGAGATCGCTTGCGATCCGCCCGCAGCTTGAAAATGCGGAAATCGCCCAGCGCCGTCGAACCGAGCCTCTGCCAGGGCCGAATCATGCCGCTAAGCCCCCCGTTCCTTCGCCGCCCAGCCCTGCCGCATCAGGCTCAACAAATGCCGCAGAGCCTCCTCCTCCGAACGGCCGGTGGTCTCCGCCAATTGCCTGGCCCGGCGCTGAAGTTGAACCGCCATGGGACCCGCTTTTCCGGCAGGACATCCCAGGGACTCCAAAGCCGCTGCCAAGGCGTCCAATTCAAGGGATTCAGCGGACATGTTGTTTCCCGTTCGGCACGGGCGGCATCACCGGCTCGTCGGCGGACAGGCCAGTGCCAACCTCACGTTGCAGGAATGATCCGAACGCTTTCGACATGGACGCGCGTGACCGGCTTGCTCCGCTCCCCGCCATTGCCCGAGGCCGTGGGGGTGTCTCCAATGAGACCCAGCACGTCGTCGCCGCCAATCAACTCGCCAAAGGCCGTGTATTGACGGTCCAGAAATCGCGCGTCCGCCAGGCAAATGAAAAACTGGCTGCCCGCCGAATCCGGATGCTGCGATCGCGCCATCGAAAGCACACCGCGAACATGCGGGCGATCATTAAACTCGGCCTTGATCTTGTAGCCCGGTCCGCCCGTGCCAAAGAGATTTTCATTGGACGGGTCTTTGGTGAGTGGGTCTCCGCCCTGGATCATGAAGCCTTTCACGATCCGATGAAAACAAGTGCCGTCGTAGGCGCCCGCGCGCGCCAGCTTCTTGAAGTTTTCCACGGTGTTGGGCGCCACCTCGGGCCAAAAGGAAACCGTCATCTCGCCTTGCGAGGTGCGGATCACGGCGACTTCAACGGAGGATTCAGGCACAATAGCTCCTGGTTAAGGGTCTAGACTCGATGGGAATGGGAAAGCCAAAATCACTTGATGCTGTCGGCGGGCACGATGCGGACGCTTTCCACCTCCTGACGCTCGACCGGTTTGCTGAGTTCGCCGCTGCGGTTCGCGGTGACCGCGACATCTCCGATCTTGCCGAGCACCTCGTCGCCTTTGATCAACCTGCCAAACGCAGTGTATTTCTTGTCCAGAAAATCCGCCACGCCGAGGCAAATGAAGAACTGGCTGCCGGCTGAGTCCGGATGAGCCGAACGGGCCATCGACAACACCCCGCGCACGTGCTTGCGGTCGTTGAACTCCGCCTTGACGGTGTGTCCGGGCCCGCCGGTGCCAAACCGGTCTGCGTTGGCCACGTCCTTCGTCAACGGATCGCCGCCTTGAATCATAAATCCCTTCATGATCCGGTGAAAGGCGGTGCCGTCGTAAAACTTCTCTTTGGCGAGTTTCTTGAAATTCTCGACCGTCTTCGGTGCGACGTCAGCCCAAAACTCCACCACCATCTCGCCGTGCTTGGTCTTGATCACAGCGACTTCTTTCACCGCGGCGTCCGTTTTCTTGTCGCCCTCCGCGGCTTGAACCGCGCCCATGAACATGCCCGCGCTTAAACAGGCCAAAATCATCCATTTCATGGCGCGATGCTTTGCCACGAATCCCACGGAGTGTCACGCGGGAAAGTTCGCGCACCGCATTTCCCCGTGTATCCCAATGTTGTTGGTAGGGCGGGCCTGTCCCAGCCCGCCGCCCACGGGATGCAAAACATCATGCTCCGGCGGCGCGCCGGGACGGACGCGCCCTACCTGCATCACCGGCAACATCGGGATGCACCGCGCATTTCCGGCGCACCCGCAAGTGGCCGGGGCGCGCCGTGCGCGGCGCTTCCGCCCGCGCCCATCGGCCGCGGCGATCTCCTCCCGCACCAGGGCCCGCCCTGGGTGAAGGCGTGAGCGGTTCCGCGGGCTCCAATCGACGAATCCGAACGGAGTGTGGTATTCATTGGGAGTTTCATTTCAACGATGATGCGCTGAGGGAATTGGAATCGGCGCTGGACGACTTGCTTGTCTTGAGCCGCTCCGTAACATCGACGCATGAGCAACAAGGATATCGTGAAAGGGTTGTGGGAGCGTTCACCTCAGGAGGCATCGCTGTCCGACATCGCCCAAGAAATCGAATTCGTGGCGGGAGTTCGCGATGGGCTTGCGGAGTTGGATCGAGGGGAACAAATGACGACTGAGACATTGCGGGAGCGAGTCCGCCAATGGACCGGTTCAAAGTAGTCTTCGCCCCGCAAGCCGAGCGCGACCTCAGGTCCGTTGTGTTCTAGGTCGCGCGGCGTAGTAGCGCCGAAATTGCGGCCCGGTTCGGCAACAGTCTCATTGAACGGGCTTTGACTCTGGCCTCGCTTTCTAATGCGCGGACGCGTGGTGCCCGAGCTTTGCGACCCGATGGTGCGCGAAATCATTTAGCGCGATTATCCCATCGTTTTCTGAATTCACGGAGACATCGTGCAAGTGATCCGGTTTTGGCACGAGGCACGTTTGACCCCTGTTATCGACTCGGATGCATTTTGACTGGGCCATGCGGATGGCGATGACGACCAGGAGTTCGATGAGGGTGAATGCGATTTTGGAAATTGGATTTGCGATTCTGGATTTCATGGTGTGATCGCGTTGGCGCCGATGGAAGGACAGGTCGGAAATTTCGGGATCGACGACTTACGCGAAGGGTGCGAGCTTGCGAGACGTGCCGCGCCGCGAACTCCGTCACCCTCAACAAGTTGAAGGCTGGCTTACGGATCTGAATCGCCGGATTACGCAGCCAGCGAAGATGACTTTGATTGGCTCTGGCGCATTGCTTTGGCACGCGTTCCAACTCGGGGTCACGGAACCTTTGCCTGAAAACAGCATGGATGTGGACCCGATCACGGACTCGGATGAAGTCGCCCGGTTCTGTTATGAGGCGCTGATTGGAAGTGAGTTCGAACGCATCCACGGCTGGCACGTCAATTTGATGCCGGCATTGGTGATGCGCGAGTTTCCGTGCGATTGGGAGCGCCGTGCGCGGGTCAAGAATTACGGCAACCTTCTCGTCGTGGCCCCCTCGGTTGAGGACTTGCTCATCCCAAAGGCAAAACGAAATGAACCACGGGACCGTATTCACGCCGAATGGGCGAAGCAGCATCTCCTGGCTCGCGGACTGAAATGAAAATTGAACCGCAAGAAACGCGTCGAGTCTGGGGCGACTACGTGAACTGGGATGACGTCGCCCGGTTTGAATACGGACGACGCATGTGGCGCATGCCGGAAATGCGCGCTCGGCTGCTCGCGCACTGGACCGATGACCGGCATCCTTATCGTGAACGATTCGCCGCGCATCGGGCGATGGTCGAACGCGCGCTTTCGTCCGACGCCGACCCGGTCCGTCTCGACGAGGAGTTGAGGAAATACGCTACCAGTCTCCGCTGCGTGGCGCGCGAAATTCCTCCTGTGTTTGGAAGCTTCTTTTCCTGACCTGTCTCCCGCGTCGGAAGCGGGGTCCACCGTTCCTGGTCGGGCATCGGCCGAACAATTGGAGTCAATGGGGTCAAGTCTTTATTTATTACAAAACAGCTTGCGAACTCCCTGCGGGGCACGAGAAGGAGAGTCGCCCATCGATTCTTATGCTTTTCTCATGGTTCTTCCTTCATCCAGTTTGCGCAGGCATTGCGCGGAGTAGCCCGCCGCACCCATGTTCAACCCCCGGGCAATCCAGACCGTCGTTATCGTCGTTTCCCCGCGCCGGCGGCGGGCGATCTTCATCTTCTCCGGGTCGCCCTTGCGCCGGGCTTTCCGTCGCGCCGCAGTCCATCCGCGTTGCTTGAGTTCCGCCGCCAGCAACCGCTCGGCCCGCACTGTCTCGACCTCCTGCGGCTCCTCGCCCATGAAGAATCGGCCCTGGAAACCTGAAACCCGCACACCCCGGGTAGGGGCACCTGCGAAGCTGGCATCCCTCTGGGATGCAAATGCTTGGGCGATCCGGTGGACCGGTGGTATCGTCGCTGCGCTCCTCAACCACCGGCTAAGAGCTGGCAAGCCTCCGGCTTGCGACTGAGCCGCTTCACGTCACTCTGGTCTCACTTCCCTTCTGCATCCATCCCGCATCTCCCGCTTGGGATCAGGACGTCTGAGTTTGCGGGCCAAGCCTGAAGGGCGCGAACGGGCATCTCCCGTCATCAACCTAAAAACATGGACTTATTGGGGACCTTTTCAAGGGCTCACCATCGCCGACCGCAAAATGACCGTGAAACTTCCCAAACGATGGGTGTGATGTTGAGGTGAACGGCGCGGCCCGGCAACGGGCGGATCCACCTCGCATTAGGCTCGTGGAAACGTCCCCGGGCGAGTATCCTCCATCCCCATGCGCAAAACGAAAATCATCGCCACGCTCGGACCCGCCACCGATTCCCCGGAGATGCTCGGCCGGCTCATGGACGCCGGTGTCAATATCGCCCGGCTCAACATGTCACATGCCCCGCACGATTGGGTCCGCCGCATCGTGGGCGATCTCCGCGCCGCCGCCCAAACTCGCGGGCTCGCCTTCGGCATCCTGATGGACACCCAGGGCCCCGCCATCCGCACGGGCGACCTGTCCGCCGCTCTGGATCTTCGTCCGGGCCAGAAATTCACCCTCACCGTACGCGGCGAGAAGAGCGAGGAGATCGCCTCGGTGGACGTCAACTACGAGAATTTCGTCCAGGACATCAGCGTCGGTGACACCGTGCTGCTGGACAACGGGGAGATCCAAATGAAGGTGCTAGCGAAGCATCAGAACAAGGTCGAATGCGAGGTGCTCACCCCCGGCAAACTGGGCAGCCGGCGCCATATCAATCTGCCGGGCGTCAAGGTGAATCTGCCCGCGCTCACCGCGAAGGACCTCGCCGACATCGCGGTTGGACTCGAG
It contains:
- a CDS encoding dihydrodipicolinate synthase family protein, whose translation is MKTQLQLDKWQQSLRDGQVIPACPLALNKGRRWNEDSQLALLRYYSESGAGGLAVGVHTTQFAIRDPKVGLFKPLTRLLGLEMQHHHPHLIRIGGICGPTAQAIQEAEWLRAQGYHAGLLSLGALRSESEPALIEHCRVVSEIIPIVGFYLQIAVGGRYLSSHFWRGIADLENLVAVKIAPFNRYQTLDVIRALVEAGRDDVALYTGNDDHIVGDLVTPFRFRRGSRRIQRHIVGGLLGQWAVWTRRAVKTHQLCLNVSMRGRTIPPGLLRLGVELTDANAALFDAANDFQGCIAGIHEALRRDGLLDGNWCLDPDETLSPGQKSEISRVWKAYPQLRDDGPDFDFTGQFSVSPESPPSSNPPG
- a CDS encoding divalent-cation tolerance protein CutA, with amino-acid sequence MRSASTFRIVFVTAPDLNQARALADRLLRERCVACANLVPGLESRYWWKGKLESAREILLILKTTRAKLRQVESVIREIHPYDTPEILSIESGEGSAKYLDWLSASVRGKP
- a CDS encoding NUDIX hydrolase, yielding MIRPWQRLGSTALGDFRIFKLRADRKRSPRNGYEQDFVVLECAHWVNVVAVTPDQELVMVEQFRHGSGTVELEIPGGMIDREDSSPVAAGVRELREETGYEGAGARLLGRISPNPALMENTCYTVLVEQCRLRHELALDQGEDLAVRLVPVKDVPRLISEGRIQHALVVVALHYLRMHLEGVAPPV
- a CDS encoding peptidylprolyl isomerase, giving the protein MTVSFWPEVAPNTVENFKKLARAGAYDGTCFHRIVKGFMIQGGDPLTKDPSNENLFGTGGPGYKIKAEFNDRPHVRGVLSMARSQHPDSAGSQFFICLADARFLDRQYTAFGELIGGDDVLGLIGDTPTASGNGGERSKPVTRVHVESVRIIPAT
- a CDS encoding peptidylprolyl isomerase; protein product: MGAVQAAEGDKKTDAAVKEVAVIKTKHGEMVVEFWADVAPKTVENFKKLAKEKFYDGTAFHRIMKGFMIQGGDPLTKDVANADRFGTGGPGHTVKAEFNDRKHVRGVLSMARSAHPDSAGSQFFICLGVADFLDKKYTAFGRLIKGDEVLGKIGDVAVTANRSGELSKPVERQEVESVRIVPADSIK
- a CDS encoding type II secretion system protein, whose amino-acid sequence is MKSRIANPISKIAFTLIELLVVIAIRMAQSKCIRVDNRGQTCLVPKPDHLHDVSVNSENDGIIALNDFAHHRVAKLGHHASAH